A window of Echeneis naucrates chromosome 13, fEcheNa1.1, whole genome shotgun sequence contains these coding sequences:
- the zc3h4 gene encoding zinc finger CCCH domain-containing protein 4 isoform X2, with protein MAVESMTVLPNSPTTNHEHNSLLTDERPEDGELEEGELEDDGGEMEEEEMGGGVSAVGGGGDGGDEAGGGGEAGGEGPGERPQRSRERHASSDSEDERTHRRKRKRKKEREREREKRRSKKKRKSKHKRHASSDDDHSDYSDDSDYSPSEKRKYREYSPQYPPPSHGGYGGSKKGSYMKMDKQSYGGYDDYEEDNYEGEEDEDMGDEDYDDFTKELNQYRKAKEGGGGRSGRGGRGRMKSQRGRGGIRGRRGRGGRGRGGRGGGVKMGGDNDDGDGYGDDMEYEDDDYEMGDCDYDDYSKELNQYKKSKDRGRGSKGGRGRGRGKGGRGMLRGGKGRNRGRGRGDMGNDDDNNGDMDNGDGGDGTGSGRRNQNEKHQDKKGKAICKYYIEGRCTWGDHCNFSHDIELPKKKELCKFYITGFCARADHCPYMHGEFPCKLFHTTGNCVNGDECMFSHDALTDDTQELLNKMLAEDAEAGAEDEKEVEELKKQGINPLPKPPPGVGLLPTPPRPIPVDTITGPGDFNCPVAGDFGGLPGPNQGAITSKGPTGPAPIPGPGPGPGPGPNPCTAPPVHGLDGSSFQGGPPNPNCPPPHMGPPPPCPGGGCAAGKKIPSLFEIKVQPTGQLAQKLAVRSQTPTTNQGQTPASGPQGAPGTTPTRFPAPPGMMSPDIPNIGPPNMGPCGLPMMGGFASGDGPPHGGPIPPGSTQGGNFFNNFFNQPEALNMEGGAPEDDNYQAFAGIDEEGGAGTFGNESGGPDSSANGALVGQGGIPVPDFLPPAQRVLFMRIQQKQQEEEERARRMAEGGAEKSRDAEGDSGNWYSSEDEDGGGSVTSILKTLRQQTQAPQKSDGPPSDPRLQKASLANPPARPADPRLVRDPRLARATETVQISDSSHSMPTSSGPPADPRLARLAAAASAGSSSHAPPTSKPEPPLVYRPPPLTTPTAEEEETERVLRDKPVPVPLDPLMGMALRDPRSQLQQFSHIKKDIVLHMPAFAKTITWSPEDLLPLPIPKQDFLPLPPGIPPVSSLDPRLCRTQQQHHTSLPSQPPPVQTPPSMEPPAPPSSSTSSLPDFELLSRILKTVNSSSSQTPSPPLLPNSAAPMSLLGPAPAIPPVPTEKPGDPRMARKGPTDPRLQLQKSALKQLSDPAPPPVPSTSPATTSVSAHSTIAPYDPRLLSSGGAGRSVGTGTPGGVSVLSSISLYDPRTNKPGSPSSSNGSNNSPNSASTESKPNDPSTGKPKSKEPLFVRKSALDQPELEKSGEQGTDRYNSYNRPRPKPAPSPNSTAQGGASAAGPTTAGSQVATGATAEQGPAGIHNLPVSSLFGVVKQANKHGGTSSPFGGSSPAQPEQVAAEQDNASLKDVFKGFDPTASPFCQ; from the exons ATGGCTGTGGAAAGCATGACTGTCCTTCCAAACTCCCCAACTACCAACCACGAACACAACAGTCTTCTGACTGACGAAAG GCCAGAGGAtggagagctggaggagggTGAGCTGGAAGATGATGGTGgagaaatggaggaggaggaaatgggaGGAGGTGTATCTGCTGTAGGAGGAGGTGGCGATGGAGGAGAtgaagcaggaggtggaggggaggCAGGAGGGGAAGGGCCCGGTGAGAGGCCCCAGCGAAGTAGGGAGCGCCATGCCAGCAGTGATTCTGAAGACGAGAGAACTCACCGTcgcaagaggaagaggaagaaagagagggagcgagaAAGGGAGAAGAGGCGGTCCAAGAAGAAACGAAAATCCAAGCACAAA CGTCATGCGTCCTCTGATGACGACCACTCAGACTATAGTGATGACTCGGACTACAGTCCCAGTGAAAAAAGGAAGTATCGAGAGTACAGTCCACAGTACCCCCCCCCT TCTCATGGAGGCTATGGCGGGTCCAAGAAGGGGAGCTACATGAAGATGGACAAGCAGAGTTATGGAGGCTATGATGACTATGAGGAAGACAACTAcgagggagaggaagatgaggacaTGGGAGATGAAGATTACGATGACTTCACTAAGGAGCTCAACCAGTACCGCAAGGccaaggagggaggagggggacgCAGTGGGCGAG GGGGCAGAGGCCGTATGAAGAGCCAGAGAGGTCGTGGAGGaatcagagggaggagaggtcgaggaggtagaggaagaggaggacgaggtGGAGGAGTAAAAATGGGGGGAGATAATGACGACGGTGATGGATATGGAGATGACATGGAG TATGAAGATGATGACTATGAGATGGGGGACTGCGACTACGACGACTACTCTAAAGAACTCAATCAGTACAAGAAGTCcaaagacagaggcagag GAAGTAAAGGAGGCCGCGGACGAGGCAGAGGAAAAGGGGGGCGGGGCATGCTCAGAGGAGGGAAGGGTcgaaacagagggagaggaagaggtgaCATGGGTAACGATGACGACAACAATGGGGACATGGACAATGGG GATGGAGGAGATGGAACTGGATCAGGGAGGAGAAATCAGAATGAGAAACACCAGGATAAAAAAGGGAAAGCTATCTGCAAGTACTACATCGAGGGGAGGTGCACCTGG GGGGACCACTGCAACTTTAGCCACGACATCGAGTTACCAAAAAAGAAGGAGCTGTGCAAGTTCTACATAACAGGATTCTGTGCCCGAGCTGACCACTGTCCCTACATGCATG GTGAATTCCCCTGTAAGCTGTTCCACACCACAGGCAACTGTGTCAATGGAGATGAGTGTATGTTCTCACATGACGCCCTTACTGATGATACTCAGGAGCTGCTCAACAAG ATGCTGGCTGAAGACGCTGAAGCTGGAGCTGAAGATgagaaggaagtggaggagcTGAAAAAGCAGGGGATCAACCCTCTTCCTAAACCACCTCCTGGTGTTGGCCTCCTCCCTACCCCTCCGCGACCCATTCCTGTTGACACCATCACAGGACCTGGGGACTTTAATTGCCCTGTGGCTGGTGACTTTGGAGGTCTTCCAGGGCCCAACCAGGGTGCCATTACCAGCAAAGGACCAACTGGACCTGCGCCTATTCCagggcctgggcctgggccagggccagggcctAATCCTTGCACTGCTCCTCCTGTCCATGGCCTGGATGGCAGTTCCTTCCAAGGAGGACCCCCCAATCCCAACTGCCCTCCTCCTCACATGGGCCCCCCACCTCCTTGTCCTGGAGGGGGATGTGCTGCAGGAAAGAAAATCCCCTCATTGTTTGAGATTAAAGTTCAGCCAACAGGACAGTTGGCTCAGAAACTCGCTGTCAG AAGCCAGACTCCCACCACGAACCAGGGTCAAACTCCAGCATCAGGACCACAGGGGGCCCCAGGGACCACCCCTACCCGGTTCCCTGCTCCTCCAGGCATGATGTCCCCTGACATACCAAACATTGGTCCCCCAAATATGGGTCCCTGTGGACTGCCAATGATGGGAGGATTTGCCTCTGGAGATGGCCCCCCTCATGGAGGTCCAATCCCCCCAGGCTCGACTCAGGGTGGAAACTTTTTCAATAATTTCTTCAATCAGCCAGAGGCTCTGAACATGGAGGGAGGGGCACCTGAAG ATGACAACTATCAGGCTTTTGCTGGCATAGacgaggaggggggggcagggaCGTTTGGGAATGAGTCTGGTGGCCCAGACAGCTCTGCCAATGGCGCATTAGTCGGTCAAGGAGGGATTCCTGTTCCTGACTTCCTGCCTCCGGCACAGCGGGTCCTATTCATGAGGATCCAGCAGAagcaacaggaggaagaggaaagagccCGCAGGATGGCTGAGGGGGGAGCAGAGAAGAGCAGAGATGCTGAAG GGGACTCAGGGAACTGGTACTCTAGTGAAGATGAGGATGGAGGTGGTAGTGTGACCTCGATTTTGAAGACACTCCGTCAGCAGACCCAGGCTCCCCAAAAGTCTGATGGTCCCCCAAGTGACCCACGCCTGCAGAAGGCCTCGCTTGCTAATCCTCCAGCTCGCCCAGCAGACCCTCGCTTGGTGAGGGACCCACGTCTAGCACGTGCTACTGAGACGGTACAAAtctctgactcctcccactCTATGCCTACTTCCTCTGGACCACCTGCAGACCCGAGGTTAGCCCGactcgctgctgctgcttctgctgggTCCAGTTCCCATGCACCTCCTACCTCCAAACCAGAGCCTCCTCTGGTCTACAGGCCGCCGCCACTGACAACaccaacagcagaggaagaggaaacgGAGCGGGTTCTGCGGGACAAGCCAGTGCCAGTTCCTCTGGACCCCCTGATGGGCATGGCTCTGAGAGACCCTCgctctcagctgcagcaatTCAGCCACATCAAGAAGGACATTGTTCTCCATATGCCGGCCTTTGCCAAAACCATCACCTGGTCCCCTGAAGATCTCCTTCCCCTTCCCATCCCCAAGCAGGActtccttcccctccctccagGAATTCCTCCAGTGTCCTCCCTCGATCCTCGTCTGTGCCgaactcagcagcagcatcatacTTCACTCCCATCACAGCCTCCTCCTGTACAGACCCCTCCCTCTATGGAGCCACctgctcccccctcctcttccacttcctccctccCAGACTTTGAGCTTCTGTCTCGTATTTTGAAAACTGTCAACTCCAGCTCATCTcagaccccctcccctcctctacTACCTAACTCTGCTGCCCCCATGTCTCTGCTGGGTCCAGCCCCTGCCATACCTCCTGTCCCCACAGAAAAGCCTGGTGACCCCCGTATGGCCCGTAAAGGCCCAACTGACCCCCGTCTGCAGCTGCAAAAGTCAGCTCTGAAGCAGTTGTCCGATCCTGcacctcctcctgtcccctctaCATCTCCAGCAACAACATCTGTCTCCGCTCACTCAACCATTGCTCCCTATGATCCCAGGCTGCTCTCTTCAGGTGGGGCAGGACGCAGTGTAGGGACTGGGACGCCAGGGGGAGTCAGTGTGCTGAGCAGCATCAGTCTCTATGACCCTCGGACTAACAAACCCGGGAGCCCCAGTAGTAGCAATGGCTCCAACAACTCCCCCAATTCAGCCAGCACAGAGTCTAAACCCAATGACCCCAGCACAGGAAAACCCAAGTCCAAGGAGCCCCTGTTTGTCCGTAAGTCTGCGCTGGACCAGCCAGAACTGGAGAAAAGTGGAGAGCAAGGGACAGATCGATACAACAGTTATAACAGGCCCCGGCCCAAGCCTGCTCCTTCACCCAACTCCACTGCTCAGGGCGGGGCCTCTGCTGCTGGGCCAACTACAGCTGGAAGCCAGGTGGCTACTGGAGCCACTGCAGAACAGGGGCCTGCGGGCATTCACAACCTACCAGTGTCGTCACTATTTGGCGTGGTGAAGCAGGCAAACAAACATGGAGGGACGAGTAGCCCCTTTGGAGGGAGTAGCCCTGCACAGCCTGAGCAGGTGGCCGCGGAGCAGGACAATGCCTCACTGAAGGATGTGTTCAAAGGCTTTGACCCCACAGCTTCCCCCTTCTGCCAGTGA
- the zc3h4 gene encoding zinc finger CCCH domain-containing protein 4 isoform X1, whose protein sequence is MAVESMTVLPNSPTTNHEHNSLLTDERPEDGELEEGELEDDGGEMEEEEMGGGVSAVGGGGDGGDEAGGGGEAGGEGPGERPQRSRERHASSDSEDERTHRRKRKRKKEREREREKRRSKKKRKSKHKRHASSDDDHSDYSDDSDYSPSEKRKYREYSPQYPPPSHGGYGGSKKGSYMKMDKQSYGGYDDYEEDNYEGEEDEDMGDEDYDDFTKELNQYRKAKEGGGGRSGRGVFMGGRGRMKSQRGRGGIRGRRGRGGRGRGGRGGGVKMGGDNDDGDGYGDDMEYEDDDYEMGDCDYDDYSKELNQYKKSKDRGRGSKGGRGRGRGKGGRGMLRGGKGRNRGRGRGDMGNDDDNNGDMDNGDGGDGTGSGRRNQNEKHQDKKGKAICKYYIEGRCTWGDHCNFSHDIELPKKKELCKFYITGFCARADHCPYMHGEFPCKLFHTTGNCVNGDECMFSHDALTDDTQELLNKMLAEDAEAGAEDEKEVEELKKQGINPLPKPPPGVGLLPTPPRPIPVDTITGPGDFNCPVAGDFGGLPGPNQGAITSKGPTGPAPIPGPGPGPGPGPNPCTAPPVHGLDGSSFQGGPPNPNCPPPHMGPPPPCPGGGCAAGKKIPSLFEIKVQPTGQLAQKLAVRSQTPTTNQGQTPASGPQGAPGTTPTRFPAPPGMMSPDIPNIGPPNMGPCGLPMMGGFASGDGPPHGGPIPPGSTQGGNFFNNFFNQPEALNMEGGAPEDDNYQAFAGIDEEGGAGTFGNESGGPDSSANGALVGQGGIPVPDFLPPAQRVLFMRIQQKQQEEEERARRMAEGGAEKSRDAEGDSGNWYSSEDEDGGGSVTSILKTLRQQTQAPQKSDGPPSDPRLQKASLANPPARPADPRLVRDPRLARATETVQISDSSHSMPTSSGPPADPRLARLAAAASAGSSSHAPPTSKPEPPLVYRPPPLTTPTAEEEETERVLRDKPVPVPLDPLMGMALRDPRSQLQQFSHIKKDIVLHMPAFAKTITWSPEDLLPLPIPKQDFLPLPPGIPPVSSLDPRLCRTQQQHHTSLPSQPPPVQTPPSMEPPAPPSSSTSSLPDFELLSRILKTVNSSSSQTPSPPLLPNSAAPMSLLGPAPAIPPVPTEKPGDPRMARKGPTDPRLQLQKSALKQLSDPAPPPVPSTSPATTSVSAHSTIAPYDPRLLSSGGAGRSVGTGTPGGVSVLSSISLYDPRTNKPGSPSSSNGSNNSPNSASTESKPNDPSTGKPKSKEPLFVRKSALDQPELEKSGEQGTDRYNSYNRPRPKPAPSPNSTAQGGASAAGPTTAGSQVATGATAEQGPAGIHNLPVSSLFGVVKQANKHGGTSSPFGGSSPAQPEQVAAEQDNASLKDVFKGFDPTASPFCQ, encoded by the exons ATGGCTGTGGAAAGCATGACTGTCCTTCCAAACTCCCCAACTACCAACCACGAACACAACAGTCTTCTGACTGACGAAAG GCCAGAGGAtggagagctggaggagggTGAGCTGGAAGATGATGGTGgagaaatggaggaggaggaaatgggaGGAGGTGTATCTGCTGTAGGAGGAGGTGGCGATGGAGGAGAtgaagcaggaggtggaggggaggCAGGAGGGGAAGGGCCCGGTGAGAGGCCCCAGCGAAGTAGGGAGCGCCATGCCAGCAGTGATTCTGAAGACGAGAGAACTCACCGTcgcaagaggaagaggaagaaagagagggagcgagaAAGGGAGAAGAGGCGGTCCAAGAAGAAACGAAAATCCAAGCACAAA CGTCATGCGTCCTCTGATGACGACCACTCAGACTATAGTGATGACTCGGACTACAGTCCCAGTGAAAAAAGGAAGTATCGAGAGTACAGTCCACAGTACCCCCCCCCT TCTCATGGAGGCTATGGCGGGTCCAAGAAGGGGAGCTACATGAAGATGGACAAGCAGAGTTATGGAGGCTATGATGACTATGAGGAAGACAACTAcgagggagaggaagatgaggacaTGGGAGATGAAGATTACGATGACTTCACTAAGGAGCTCAACCAGTACCGCAAGGccaaggagggaggagggggacgCAGTGGGCGAGGTGTGTTCATGG GGGGCAGAGGCCGTATGAAGAGCCAGAGAGGTCGTGGAGGaatcagagggaggagaggtcgaggaggtagaggaagaggaggacgaggtGGAGGAGTAAAAATGGGGGGAGATAATGACGACGGTGATGGATATGGAGATGACATGGAG TATGAAGATGATGACTATGAGATGGGGGACTGCGACTACGACGACTACTCTAAAGAACTCAATCAGTACAAGAAGTCcaaagacagaggcagag GAAGTAAAGGAGGCCGCGGACGAGGCAGAGGAAAAGGGGGGCGGGGCATGCTCAGAGGAGGGAAGGGTcgaaacagagggagaggaagaggtgaCATGGGTAACGATGACGACAACAATGGGGACATGGACAATGGG GATGGAGGAGATGGAACTGGATCAGGGAGGAGAAATCAGAATGAGAAACACCAGGATAAAAAAGGGAAAGCTATCTGCAAGTACTACATCGAGGGGAGGTGCACCTGG GGGGACCACTGCAACTTTAGCCACGACATCGAGTTACCAAAAAAGAAGGAGCTGTGCAAGTTCTACATAACAGGATTCTGTGCCCGAGCTGACCACTGTCCCTACATGCATG GTGAATTCCCCTGTAAGCTGTTCCACACCACAGGCAACTGTGTCAATGGAGATGAGTGTATGTTCTCACATGACGCCCTTACTGATGATACTCAGGAGCTGCTCAACAAG ATGCTGGCTGAAGACGCTGAAGCTGGAGCTGAAGATgagaaggaagtggaggagcTGAAAAAGCAGGGGATCAACCCTCTTCCTAAACCACCTCCTGGTGTTGGCCTCCTCCCTACCCCTCCGCGACCCATTCCTGTTGACACCATCACAGGACCTGGGGACTTTAATTGCCCTGTGGCTGGTGACTTTGGAGGTCTTCCAGGGCCCAACCAGGGTGCCATTACCAGCAAAGGACCAACTGGACCTGCGCCTATTCCagggcctgggcctgggccagggccagggcctAATCCTTGCACTGCTCCTCCTGTCCATGGCCTGGATGGCAGTTCCTTCCAAGGAGGACCCCCCAATCCCAACTGCCCTCCTCCTCACATGGGCCCCCCACCTCCTTGTCCTGGAGGGGGATGTGCTGCAGGAAAGAAAATCCCCTCATTGTTTGAGATTAAAGTTCAGCCAACAGGACAGTTGGCTCAGAAACTCGCTGTCAG AAGCCAGACTCCCACCACGAACCAGGGTCAAACTCCAGCATCAGGACCACAGGGGGCCCCAGGGACCACCCCTACCCGGTTCCCTGCTCCTCCAGGCATGATGTCCCCTGACATACCAAACATTGGTCCCCCAAATATGGGTCCCTGTGGACTGCCAATGATGGGAGGATTTGCCTCTGGAGATGGCCCCCCTCATGGAGGTCCAATCCCCCCAGGCTCGACTCAGGGTGGAAACTTTTTCAATAATTTCTTCAATCAGCCAGAGGCTCTGAACATGGAGGGAGGGGCACCTGAAG ATGACAACTATCAGGCTTTTGCTGGCATAGacgaggaggggggggcagggaCGTTTGGGAATGAGTCTGGTGGCCCAGACAGCTCTGCCAATGGCGCATTAGTCGGTCAAGGAGGGATTCCTGTTCCTGACTTCCTGCCTCCGGCACAGCGGGTCCTATTCATGAGGATCCAGCAGAagcaacaggaggaagaggaaagagccCGCAGGATGGCTGAGGGGGGAGCAGAGAAGAGCAGAGATGCTGAAG GGGACTCAGGGAACTGGTACTCTAGTGAAGATGAGGATGGAGGTGGTAGTGTGACCTCGATTTTGAAGACACTCCGTCAGCAGACCCAGGCTCCCCAAAAGTCTGATGGTCCCCCAAGTGACCCACGCCTGCAGAAGGCCTCGCTTGCTAATCCTCCAGCTCGCCCAGCAGACCCTCGCTTGGTGAGGGACCCACGTCTAGCACGTGCTACTGAGACGGTACAAAtctctgactcctcccactCTATGCCTACTTCCTCTGGACCACCTGCAGACCCGAGGTTAGCCCGactcgctgctgctgcttctgctgggTCCAGTTCCCATGCACCTCCTACCTCCAAACCAGAGCCTCCTCTGGTCTACAGGCCGCCGCCACTGACAACaccaacagcagaggaagaggaaacgGAGCGGGTTCTGCGGGACAAGCCAGTGCCAGTTCCTCTGGACCCCCTGATGGGCATGGCTCTGAGAGACCCTCgctctcagctgcagcaatTCAGCCACATCAAGAAGGACATTGTTCTCCATATGCCGGCCTTTGCCAAAACCATCACCTGGTCCCCTGAAGATCTCCTTCCCCTTCCCATCCCCAAGCAGGActtccttcccctccctccagGAATTCCTCCAGTGTCCTCCCTCGATCCTCGTCTGTGCCgaactcagcagcagcatcatacTTCACTCCCATCACAGCCTCCTCCTGTACAGACCCCTCCCTCTATGGAGCCACctgctcccccctcctcttccacttcctccctccCAGACTTTGAGCTTCTGTCTCGTATTTTGAAAACTGTCAACTCCAGCTCATCTcagaccccctcccctcctctacTACCTAACTCTGCTGCCCCCATGTCTCTGCTGGGTCCAGCCCCTGCCATACCTCCTGTCCCCACAGAAAAGCCTGGTGACCCCCGTATGGCCCGTAAAGGCCCAACTGACCCCCGTCTGCAGCTGCAAAAGTCAGCTCTGAAGCAGTTGTCCGATCCTGcacctcctcctgtcccctctaCATCTCCAGCAACAACATCTGTCTCCGCTCACTCAACCATTGCTCCCTATGATCCCAGGCTGCTCTCTTCAGGTGGGGCAGGACGCAGTGTAGGGACTGGGACGCCAGGGGGAGTCAGTGTGCTGAGCAGCATCAGTCTCTATGACCCTCGGACTAACAAACCCGGGAGCCCCAGTAGTAGCAATGGCTCCAACAACTCCCCCAATTCAGCCAGCACAGAGTCTAAACCCAATGACCCCAGCACAGGAAAACCCAAGTCCAAGGAGCCCCTGTTTGTCCGTAAGTCTGCGCTGGACCAGCCAGAACTGGAGAAAAGTGGAGAGCAAGGGACAGATCGATACAACAGTTATAACAGGCCCCGGCCCAAGCCTGCTCCTTCACCCAACTCCACTGCTCAGGGCGGGGCCTCTGCTGCTGGGCCAACTACAGCTGGAAGCCAGGTGGCTACTGGAGCCACTGCAGAACAGGGGCCTGCGGGCATTCACAACCTACCAGTGTCGTCACTATTTGGCGTGGTGAAGCAGGCAAACAAACATGGAGGGACGAGTAGCCCCTTTGGAGGGAGTAGCCCTGCACAGCCTGAGCAGGTGGCCGCGGAGCAGGACAATGCCTCACTGAAGGATGTGTTCAAAGGCTTTGACCCCACAGCTTCCCCCTTCTGCCAGTGA